Part of the Engystomops pustulosus chromosome 4, aEngPut4.maternal, whole genome shotgun sequence genome is shown below.
GTTgaacaatgtgggggggggggggcaatctcaCTCAGGTCTATTAACCCTTTCCCGCTTTtgccctttttccattttgcattcATATTTTTTGCTCCCCCCAAACttgaaaaatctgtaacttttttatttttctgtgtcaaGCACTGTATGAGGCTTCTAGGTATTATACTTATTATAGTTATTATACttattatacttcctagtgatggtatttcataTTCCGTGATACGTAccaaggaagctggaaaaaaaattccaaatgcaatgagtAACAAGAAAACGCATTCACACAATTTTTTATTGAGCGTTCAGGATAACtcctccctttttttttctttaggtcggtacaatcacggagaTGCTACATGTATATTAATTTATAAGGTTTTACTAGAATTGAATAAATTATAACTTTTGTACGAGGGAGATAAATTATCCAATATCTTTTCCATACTTTGAAGTACGGAGCTCTGTAaggtcttgttttttgtgggaggaGATGACCTTTTCATTGTTAGCATTTTGGGGGCTGtgggaccttttgatcaccttttgtTAAAGATTTTTGTTGTGTTGGGAAATCGCGGATTCGGACATTTGGAAACCATTTTCCTTTACGGAGTTCACTGCCTGGAATAagcatttttatgttttgatagattgaGACTTCTGTGGCCCTCGACACCGTTACAGATCGGCAGAAATGACAGGCACTGGGGTCGTGGGTGTTGGTGGTTGGTGTTtgttgcattatgcagcaaacacccccttgtatgaggagggctcagcctgtgaagcTCTTCATACAGTCTTTACAGGGATGTGTCGTGGCTGAATGTTCCATGTCGTTAAGTCATGATGGTTTCTTCTCCAGTCACGTAGGATTACACATGATTCGCTCGATGGTCCTTTTTATCTCCTGGTTCCTCAGAGTGTAGACAAGTGGATTCAGCATTGGGGTCACCACTGcaaagaagactgaagccaccttGTCGTTGCTCGTAAATGTACTCGATGGAGGAACTAAGTAGTTGAAGAAAAGGGTTATATAAAAGACTGAGGCGCACATGAGATGTGAGGAGCACGTGCTGAAGGCCTTCTTGTGGGCCTCAGGAGAGGTCATgcgtaacacagaagacaggatgAGTATGTATGAGAATAAGATGGTCAGGAATGGTATGATAGTACCTACACCCACAATATACACCGTGATCATGTTACAGTAGATGTTATCAGAGCAGGACAGTTTGAGGAGTTGTGGGACATCACAGAAGAAGTGGTCTATGAGGTTGGAGCCACAAAACTGGAGAGTGAATGCACAGCTGGTCTGCACCGAGGACTGTAAGAAGCCAACAAAGAAAACCAGAAAAACCAGAAGGAAGCATTTCTTTGTGGTCATTATAGTCATGTAATGGAGCGGGTGGCAGATGGCGACATAGCGGTCATAGGACATGGAAGACAGGAGGAAATTTTCACTTCCTGCCAAAGCAGCGTAGAAGAAGAACTGGAGAGCACAGCCATTGAACGAGATGACCTTCTCCACAGAGAGAAGATCACAAATCAGTTTTGGAGTAATGATGGAAGAATAGAAGACGTCTATCAGAGCGAGGATCCCCAAAAAGTAATACATGGGTGAATGAAGCCTGGAGGTGTCATAGATCAGAGCTATGATCCCAATGTTACCGATCAGAGCCATAGCATAGACAAGCGAGAAGAAGACAAAAAGAAGAGGAATGACCTTCTCATTATCCGTCAGTCCAGAGAAGACAAACATGGTCACTGGTGTCCCATTCCCGAGGTCCATGGAGTCTCAAGATAAGTGCCAAAAGTAACAAGCCCCAGCAAAGGTGATGGGTGTAAGGCTATAAGGGCCACAAGTAGAGTTGGACAATTGATATGAACATCTAAAGGATTTCACCAGAAAACCTAAAAATAAGCCATTGCTGCATCTACTTCAGGCCCTCAACATGTACAGATGGTTAATTGTCTGTCTTCATTCTGTAGACATAAGGATCATAAATCTTAACATCTAGAAATAGGACCACATACAGTAAATGACTTATCCTGCAATCCTGGACCCCATTAAGGGTAACATGATGGGGGTTTCATCAAAACATTAGGAAATTAGGAAGAAGAGATATCAGGGAAAGAAGAATGATCAGAAGATTCACTCCAGGATGCAGAAGGAGGTGAGGCCGACTTAGACAATACGTAGACTATAAGAAGACAACTGAGTGGTCAACGCATGCCAAAGGGTTCACTTATTTGTTTATTGCTGTATGTGCAACTGATATCAATGTATTCATTCTGACATCTTTCATTTTATGTACATCCCATAATCCCTCTCAATAGTTAAATCTGTGTCTATTGTCTGACTCCTCCTAAAgcctctggagatgtcctcacaacTACCTCCAGTAGaggctcgagtttcctcctcaggtcCTAGGTgatacctgtccaggctcctgaggctcgagagatGGACCAATGGTCATCAACGAATCGGCCTCAACACCATAAAAGGCAGCTGCACCCCTCTCACCCATGTAATCTAGATAAACATCAGGCATTGCCATGAGGGCACCCACAGGTGGTATTTCTTAGGCAAAAGGTGGGGGATCACAGGTCACCAACAAACCTGATGCACACTCATTGATACTTGGTGGTGCACATGTAGGATTCTACAGCTTTATCCAATCCAGCTTTAGAACTTCCGGGCCTAGTTGTGTCGGGGAGGTGCGCCGGCTTACTTCCTCTGCTGTCCTTTCTGGTGGGTGGGCAGGACGTTGGATCGTGTACATGCAACACATGCCCTGGGTATAAATAGGATACACTCCACCTCATCGTATCCACAATGATCTCTTCATACATGTGAGCATCTCCTTGATCATCCAGGTCTTCATGGCCTCCGCACACTCGCTGCCCCTGAgtctcctcctcagtttagccctttcctctcttggttttcctcctGCTCCTTCGTATCTTATGTCAGTAACTCTCTCTGAGATCCCTTATATTAAGTCTattcctctctctttctctttctaccTGATTTGTATCTTCATCCTTTCTCTTATATGTAATTTGTTTCTACCTCTGACCCTTATGTCTTTACCTTTCTATTCTATAATGTATACATGTAAATATCTATATacagatccatgagatgtatattacatacaatgacattctcagctctactatcacagccataacaaacacagcactgctatatctcacctatagaatgtactgtcagatctgctgtgcctccccctcccctggatgaaGATCTTATcagtctgtagctttactctcctcacaagcTGCCGGCCGGaagtctgtgtgtatatgtgtatatatatatatatgtatatgtacatgtatgtgtatatgtatatgtatgtgagctcatcctgaaatgcagggggaggggctgcaggcagagagcagctcagtgcagcatcagacaggagaacaagatggctgccgaccctagaATATCgtagaagatccagggtcaggtccagggaaaaaaattgtgtacactaggactaATATAATGTCATATGTTTTATATAAATGGGTGCaatgcagcagtcctatgtaatgtatagtggggtgcagcagtcctatgtaatgtatagcgGGGGGAaatgcagcagtcctatgtaatgtatagaggggtgcagtgtagcagtcctatgtaatgtatagaggggtgcagtgcagcagtcctatgtaatgtatagcgGGGGGAaatgcagcagtcctatgtaatgtatagaagGGTGCAGtgtagcagtcctatgtaatgtatagaggggtgcagtgcagcagtcctatgtaatgtatagaggggtgcagtgcagcagtcctatgtaatgtatagaggggtgcagtgtagcagtcccatgtaatgtatagcGGGGGGAaatgcagcagtcctatgtaatgtataaagGGGCacagtgcagcagtcctatgtaatgtatagaggggtacagcgcagtgcagcagtcctatgtaatgtatagaggggtacagtgcagtgcagcagtcctatgtaatgtatagaggggcaCAGTGCAgtagtcctatgtaatgtatagaggggtgcagtgcagcagtcctatgtaatgtatagaggggtacagcgcagtgcagcagtcctatgtaatgtatagaggggcacagtgcagcagtcctatgtaatgtatagaggggtgcagtgcagcagtcctatgtaatgtatagaggggtacagcgcagtgcagcagtcctatgtaatgtatagaggggcacagtgcagtgcagcagtcctatgtaatgtatagaggggcaCAGTGCAGTAGTCCTATGTATTGTATAGAGgggtgcagtgcagcagtcctatgtaatgtatagaggggtgcagtgtagcagtcctatgtaatgtatagaggggcaCAGTGCAGTAGTCCTATCTAATGTATAGAGGGGtacagtgcagcagtcctatgtaatgtatagaggggtacagtgcagcagtcctatgtaatgtatagaggggtaCAGTGCAgtagtcctatgtaatgtatagaggggcacagtgcagtgcagcagtcctatgtaatgtatagaggggcacagtgcagtgcagcagtcctatgtaatgtatagaggggtacagcgcagtgcagcagtcctatgtaatgtatagaggggcaCAGTGCAGTGCAgctgtcctatgtaatgtatagaggggcacagtgcagtgcagcagtcctatgtaatgtatagaggggtaCAGTGCAgtagtcctatgtaatgtatagaggggcacagtgcagtgcagcagtcctatgtaatgtatagaggggcaCAGTGCagagcagcagtcctatgtaatgtatagaggggtacagcgcagtgcagcagtcctatgtaatgtatagaggggcacagtgcagtgcagcagtcctatgtaatgtatagaggggcacagtgcagtgcagcagtcctatgtaatgtatagaggggtacagcgcagtgcagcagtcctatgtaatgtatagatgggtacagtgcagcagtcctatgtaatgtatagaggggcaCAGTGCAGcatgaggaacgacctggtggtaccacgccgcagctttgtctaacccgctttgcggcggctcTGCTGAATacagggtaccacttagactccggtcccaggtagtggcttgtgtcctcgtctgcagtggtccagaggatccagggCTTTTGACACATTAGAATGGAATTTTTAGTGGGGACATAAGAAAAGATGGGCTTTGGCCCGTGATATATCTCCTGGATAAAATATGAAAGGGTTCTGGTAAACGACATGACATCCGAACCCCTGGGCAGAGGCTCTCGTCAGGGTCGTCCTTTATCCCCTGTATTATTTGCAGAATCAGGCAGGATGGACAGGTCATAGGATTTAGGCAAGGAAGCGAACATGAAATAATCTCTATGTACGCGGACGAcatgttattatatatacagggtcTTACACTTCTATTCATCGGGTTTTGGAAATATTTGGGCAGTATGGTCAGTTTTCAGGATTAAGTATAAATTGGTCATAAATCAGTTTGCCTTCCCTTAGATAAAATGAAGATATTGGAAGAAGGAGAGAGGGTAAAATATTTAGGGATAAATATCTCGTCAGATATGACGACCTAAATATGACCCCCGTAATTAACGGTCTGAGGAAAAAACTCAGAATATGGAAAAAGCTTCCCCGAAATATGATGTGAAGAACAGCCTTGATAAAGATGCTATTAGCGCAAAAAAATTTTATACAGTCTCTCCGCCTCCCCATTGTATATACCTCAAAAAATGTTTATGTTGGTAGAGAGgccttttttccgaatctgtatggagagggcaatTTTGGACATCCATCTatctttgtttgttttgtttttattatttggttGTTGGTAGGGTTAGTTGGGGAAGGGGTGGGTTGGGTCGGTGGAATAAGGTGATAAGTATCGAAGGGGATTATATGGAGTAGGGATGCAGATTAATATATGTTCAGTATATGTATCTAATCTGGTATTGATGTGTgattgtatattatgtatgtatatgatatattatGATGTGATATAATGTATCTGTATCCCCTGATGTGGAAAAAAGTCAATaataaaggtaaaaataaaaaaaatcatgtccCGTGGTGTGTTTGATATTTCTCATACAATGTTATTTTCATGCCCGATACACTTCTAGCTCTCCCTTACCTGATATCTGTGGATCGGTGGGGAGATATTTCGGTGATACCTGGAGATGTCTGGCTCCTCATGCCGTGACGCTGGACCATCAGAACCTCACGTGGTTTCTCCTCTGATCCTGATATTTTTATCAGAAATCCTAGACTCCTCTGAGAACATCTCATCTGGCACCGGGCCCTGAGGAGACCCACACGAGGAGCTCGTAATGACTGGGGTGCAATTATCTGATACTAAAGAAAGGCAAAAATATCCTAGGAATAAAATAAGGAGGTGAATCCAAACGTTACCATATGGATAGAAGATGTGGGCTCCGGTTTTTCATTCAGGTCTACTGCCTGGTGTAGCAAAGTTCCTCTTATAGATGTGTCCTCATTGTGTCACAAGATTCTGTTGAGGAACTTCAGTACATTGTAGAATGTTGTCCCATAATAAGGCCTGGCCTTTGGATGTCCTTAACTTAGTATAGGTGAACAGCACTCCGCTCTTCCAACGGTGCTCCAGGTCCGGACCAAGAAGATATACAAGTCAAAATATAGAAGTCCTGACACTCGTTGTCTTCTCAAGTATGTAGATTTATTTGCGCATCAAAACAGCCACATCAAAGTAACAGGAAACGCGCTTCAGCTTGTAACTAGTTGAGAACGGCCTGAGATTAGAGATTCAGTTCGAACAAAGTGGAATTTGttccgaatttcaggaaaacttggaTTCGGCATGAACcagaagtttacggtgattcgtaagatcaaagtttttttccccctttattagcaaaatgtgtcagacagagagatggcaggtggagcaggcagaggtggcagcacagtaaggggacatcgcagcaggggtgactctgtgaggccagaactgccggtgtcatctagtggcagtctGTTAATCAATAAACCAAAGGttcttgattggttgactaggtcatccacttcctcccaaatgacatctcataaccccagccaagagtacgtgggttcctcagatacaacaattagttggcatggcccaggagcaagtcagcggccctcacctgtcctgaaccaggctctgtcctgttactttccctcagccagagatctacactatacagcaaggacaaaatctttgaggacagtcagcagctgcttggcagtgaagaggtggggcagacatctgctgctttgtgcagtaagtgggaaagtagagatgtggaaagTGGCACGGTAGGTTAtgctgcacttgcaagtagtcggaCTGTGCATACcaagaccgttgaggagaatagcagtgacagggaaacacaaatcgatcaTTGGGAGAATAGAGTGTTAGCTTGCGcatcaggcagcgaagcaggcagcaagtcgctactgtggccgtgagtcagcaggatggcagcagtgcgaggaaggGAGCCAAATGGCCGTGGGGtaaactgtgcacgcacttcagccatccTTACAAAGCCAAGAACACCCTTCTCGggttgcagcggcagaacggcctaccccaacatagtctgatatgcaatgtttggTAGACCGTAGTACTCgcttgtgtaactttgatgtcagccgctGGCAGCTCATCCGTGACACACTgacatttgctcaggccctttgaagatgccacaatatttgtcagtcgccaggactaagGAATGAATAACgttattccactgcttcatgtcctggaacagatgctgcaaaatctgtctggtcagggcactggagaagttggctgctgcctatgtgtgccattgtccatcctttgtcaggtctgaccaggggattcctggcagtcatcgctcacatacTTCTGCCACGGCTGCAGTGCGGAgcctgggggggtaggagcagtagcagctccatcagcagcagcttaagtctggagtccttaatgagcagctttcttcacccgcctagtgaggagggtagccgccaccactagcagcaggacatggagcaggccctgcaccagcaggtggtggcctacttggacagcactctaccagcCCAGGTAGAGGGtccccctggactactgggcagccaaacttgatgtgtggccgcaacttgtggaATTTGTAGTAGAGAAGCTGCCCTGCCCTGCCCAGCCAGTAGAGTGgaatcagagcgggtgttcagtgcggtggggACCATCATTACTGAacaatcggccaggatttcaacacaccaatgcctaatgcatcagattagatcagccatgacgcttctccaaacgttgagaaatgagtctgggttctaactacctgcctcagctactattctgatgctgccacctgcctgatgccacacatctgctgccagttgctccatctgcctcctaccatctttaccagggactggaattgtcacccacctccacactctgtcattgtgccacttactgacctcctgctgctgctcctacTGCCGCcagctccacactctgtcattgtgccacactgtgccctaccatgttgctgccgccaccagaatttgtcattgtgccactctctggcatCAAGCTGCAgctactgctgccacccaccACCACAAtcagtcattgtgccacactgtggcctaccatgttgctgccacctccagatgTCAGATCAGTATCACAGACTAACATTCTAGTGTGAGAgagctctcagcttatgtactgttatatctatagggtcagagagtcaggtgtgacttgtctatgtggtgcggggaggccagagtagggttattgttatcagttcttgtaaaggttttcagcataaACTTATTAGAAGGTAGGTATGCAGTGTGAACACTTACATTctatccacagcacagccaccagcagaaagcccgggaaaccaggggtaattcttatactatccctaaccacagcccagccaccaggagaaagcttgggaaaccaggggtaactcttatactatccctaaccacagcccagccaccaggagaAAGCCCGGGAAAGCAGGGGTAACTTTTATATTATCCCAAACCACAGCACTGCcagcagcagaaagccctggaaaccaggggtaactcttatactatacctaaccacagcccagccaccagcagaaagcctgggaaaccaggggtaactcttatactatccctaaccacagcccagccaccagcagaaagcccgggaaaccaggagtaactcttatactatccctaaccacagcccagccaccagcagaaagcccggaacaccaggggtaactcttatactatccccaaccacagcccagccaccagcagaaagcccggaacaccaggggtaactcttatactatccccaaccacagcccagccaccagcggaAAGCTAGAGAGTCAGGGGTTACTCTCATACTATTCCTaaacacagcccagccaccagtagaaagcctgggaaaccaggcgtaactcttatactatccctaaccacagcccagccaacaggagaaagcccaggaaaccaggtctaactcttatactatccctaaccacagcccagccaccaacaGAAAGCCCggaacaccaggggtaactcttatactatcccaaaccacagcccagccaccagcagaaagccaaggaaaccaggggtaactcttatactattcctaaccacagcccagccaccagcagaaagcccggaacaccaggggtaactcttatactatccctaaccacagccagcCACCAccagaaagcccaggacaccagggataactcttatactatccctaaccacagcccagccaccagcagaaagcccaggacacgaggggtaactcttatactatccctaaccacagcccagccaccagcagaaagcccgggacaccaggggtaactcttatactatccctaaccacagcccagccagcagcagaaagcccgggaacccaggggtaactcttttactatccctaaccacagccagccaccagcagaaagcccaggacaccaggggtaactcttatactatccctaaccacagcccagtcaccaggagaaagcctgggacaccaggggtaactcttatactattcccAACCACaacccagccaccagcagaaagcccgggaaaccaggggtaactcttatactattcctaaccacagcccagccagcagcagaaagcccgggaaaccaggggtaactcttatactattcctaaccacagcccagccaccagcagaaagcccggaaaACAAGGGGTAACTctaatactatccctaaccacagcccagtcaccaggagaaagcccgggaaaccaggtcTAACTCTTAtgctatccctaaccacagcccagccaccagcagaaagcccggaacACCAGGTCTAACTctaatactatccctaaccacagcccagccagcagcagaaagcccgggaaaccaggggtaactcttatactatacctaaacacagcccagccaccagcagaaagcccgggaaaccaggggtaactcttatactatccccaaccacagcccagccaccagcagaaacccgggaaaccaggggtaactcttatattattcctaacattaatgccctgaggtaacgtcacccctgcagcctctgtatacaaaccaaGAGCCGGGCAcaagcagagagggagggagaaagggattagccttatcccagaatatttctatgtagtagtaggt
Proteins encoded:
- the LOC140128815 gene encoding olfactory receptor 5B12-like — translated: MDLGNGTPVTMFVFSGLTDNEKVIPLLFVFFSLVYAMALIGNIGIIALIYDTSRLHSPMYYFLGILALIDVFYSSIITPKLICDLLSVEKVISFNGCALQFFFYAALAGSENFLLSSMSYDRYVAICHPLHYMTIMTTKKCFLLVFLVFFVGFLQSSVQTSCAFTLQFCGSNLIDHFFCDVPQLLKLSCSDNIYCNMITVYIVGVGTIIPFLTILFSYILILSSVLRMTSPEAHKKAFSTCSSHLMCASVFYITLFFNYLVPPSSTFTSNDKVASVFFAVVTPMLNPLVYTLRNQEIKRTIERIMCNPT